The following proteins are co-located in the Myxocyprinus asiaticus isolate MX2 ecotype Aquarium Trade chromosome 18, UBuf_Myxa_2, whole genome shotgun sequence genome:
- the LOC127456242 gene encoding relA-associated inhibitor-like isoform X2, with the protein MNSQSSFGSNYMFQSINDELSASLATADELSREFSSLLQEATPVVQTTTEQSSGLKPQNGSNGSSSLYSTNKNGSESIQGSSTSSLTTVPSQHSLDSTLSRKDSSLDLPPAIMFRPSSPIPKMDTTPGKNFRPSSPSPLTQQHSPFSSPGTTRRASPMPPRPQDSRGSLGFREQPPIFSPTYDNKTSRSLLQPSANPLAKSDSSSLRSPRVDRTPSPQPFSQPAASTLPRNFQPFRPLEEGMQRQKSPNKWNETDLDVTYDRKSHHTYDKNEWIRPSVPNSNWKESNLDAPPSSKKDTLPHQLSSSLSSLPRNTRISVPPDQASTTSSPYFPQPIISRISIPPAISRARQHRPIPLSVIMRLQNPYYAAVDSRYSPGPVEDPQQGFYHQRPLPLPREYLQQGQIPQPQQPQRQPAYYREVLHSGDVEAELNRQDNTTIGGPVCLTDQSKKPGGEGKDDPEMPPRPLSPTRLQPVIAPQAELVGDLEELMRIRAEFPRALKKRGSVEISQPRKELPISQPNYYKQMMDKLLHRTTNRIKEEQLVAESGSSSEGEESPKSSNAPPLPITEIQVSSEYKGYHSILRKASKAKSSSRRAHLSPLVLMLDGALVGELETVQRAAQEMSDPSQANDEGITALHNAICGGHFPVVEFLVRIGANISAPDSHGWTPLHCAASCNDRKICEFLVRNGAAVMAVTDSDGATAAQKCDPYALGFDECESFLRGVEEAMGVENSGVVYALWGYPAQAPDELSFREGDMVTILQKPEGVDWWWASLCGREGFVPNNYFGLFPKVRPKSLC; encoded by the exons ATGAACTCCCAGAGCAGTTTTGGGAGCAACTATATGT TTCAATCCATCAATGATGAACTAAGTGCTTCTTTGGCCACAGCAGACGAGCTCTCACGGGAGTTCAGCTCTCTCCTGCAGGAAGCCACTCCTGTTGTGCAAACCACCACTGAACAG AGTTCTGGCCTCAAACCCCAGAATGGCAGCAATGGCAGCAGCAGTTTGTACAGCACAAACAAAAATGGCAGTGAGAGCATTCAGGGGAGCTCCACGAGCAGCCTGACCACAGTTCCCAGCCAACATTCCCTGGACTCCACCCTCAGCAGGAAAGACTCTAGCCTGGACTTACCTCCTGCCATCATGTTTAGGCCGTCATCTCCTATACCTAAAATGGACACAACTCCTGGCAAGAATTTTAGGCCTTCATCTCCTAGCCCTTTAACCCAGCAGCACTCCCCATTTTCGTCTCCGGGTACTACTAGACGAGCATCGCCAATGCCCCCGAGGCCTCAAGATTCAAGAGGATCACTGGGCTTTAGGGAGCAGCCCCCCATTTTCAGCCCCACCTATGACAACAAAACATCTCGCAGCTTGCTGCAGCCCTCAGCTAATCCCTTGGCTAAGTCTGACTCTTCAAGTCTCAGGTCTCCAAGGGTGGACAGAACTCCTTCCCCTCAACCATTCAGTCAACCAGCAGCCAGTACACTACCACGCAATTTCCAGCCATTTAGACCCTTGG AAGAGGGAATGCAGAGGCAGAAGAGCCCCAATAAGTGGAACGAGACAGACCTGGATGTGACATACGATAGAAAATCTCACCACACTTATGACA AGAATGAATGGATAAGACCATCTGTACCCAACAGCAACTGGAAAGAATCTAACCTGGATGCACCTCCTTCCTCTAAGAAG GATACTTTACCCCATCAGCTCTCGTCCTCTCTCAGCTCACTTCCGCGGAACACCCGTATCTCAGTGCCTCCTGATCAGGCCTCAACCACCAGCTCTCCTTATTTTCCTCAGCCAATCATTTCCCGTATCTCCATTCCACCTGCAATCTCTAGAGCCCGGCAGCATAGGCCCATCCCACTGTCCGTCATTATGAGGCTCCAAAACCCCTACTATGCTGCGGTTGACTCCAGATACTCCCCTGGACCAGTGGAAGACCCACAGCAAGGATTTTACCACCAACGTCCCCTTCCCCTGCCCCGAGAGTACTTGCAGCAAGGTCAGATCCCTCAACCTCAGCAACCTCAAAGACAGCCTGCCTACTACAGAGAAG TTCTTCATTCTGGAGATGTTGAAGCTGAGCTGAACAGACAGGATAACACTACAATAGGAGGCCCTGTGTGCTTGACTGACCAAAGCAAAAAACCAGGAGGAGAGGGTAAAGATGATCCAGAAATGCCCCCACGCCCTCTCAGCCCCACACGCCTACAGCCTGTGATCGCCCCCCAGGCAGAATTAGTCGGAGACCTAGAGGAGCTGATGCGAATCCGGGCTGAGTTCCCCAGGGCCCTGAAGAAACGGGGCTCAGTTGAAATTTCTCAGCCTCGGAAAGAGTTGCCCATTTCCCAGCCCAACTATTACAAGCAGATGATGGATAAACTGCTTCACAGGACGACTAACCGCATAAAGGAGGAACAATTAGTCGCAGAAAGTGGCAGCTCTTCAGAAGGAGAAGAGAGTCCCAAATCTTCAAATGCACCTCCCTTACCAATCACAGAGATCCAGGTCTCATCTGAATATAAG GGTTATCACTCTATTTTGCGGAAGGCCAGTAAAGCCAAATCCTCCAGCCGTAGAGCTCATCTGAGCCCACTGGTGCTGATGTTGGATGGAGCTTTAGTAGGAGAATTAGAAACTGTACAGAGGGCTGCACAGGAG ATGAGTGACCCAAGCCAGGCTAATGATGAAGGCATCACGGCCCTTCACAATGCCATCTGTGGTGGACATTTCCCAGTGGTTGAGTTCCTGGTGCGGATAGGGGCTAACATTAGCGCTCCAGACAGCCACGGCTG GACACCTCTGCACTGTGCTGCATCCTGTAATGACCGGAAAATATGCGAGTTCTTGGTGCGGAATGGGGCAGCGGTGATGGCAGTAACAGACAGCGATGGTGCCACAGCAGCACAGAAGTGTGACCCGTACGCCCTGGGCTTCGATGAGTGTGAGAGCTTCTTGAGAG GCGTTGAGGAAGCGATGGGCGTGGAGAACAGTGGGGTGGTGTACGCTCTATGGGGATATCCTGCCCAGGCTCCAGATGAGCTGAGCTTCAGAGAAGGAGACATGGTCACCATCCTGCAGAAGCCTGAGGGGGTGGACTGGTGGTGGGCTTCACTATGTGGCAGAGAGGGCTTCGTACCAAACAACTACTTTGGG CTTTTTCCAAAAGTGCGGCCTAAGTCACTGTGCTAA
- the LOC127456242 gene encoding relA-associated inhibitor-like isoform X3, protein MNSQSSFGSNYMFQSINDELSASLATADELSREFSSLLQEATPVVQTTTEQSSGLKPQNGSNGSSSLYSTNKNGSESIQGSSTSSLTTVPSQHSLDSTLSRKDSSLDLPPAIMFRPSSPIPKMDTTPGKNFRPSSPSPLTQQHSPFSSPGTTRRASPMPPRPQDSRGSLGFREQPPIFSPTYDNKTSRSLLQPSANPLAKSDSSSLRSPRVDRTPSPQPFSQPAASTLPRNFQPFRPLEEGMQRQKSPNKWNETDLDVTYDRKSHHTYDKNEWIRPSVPNSNWKESNLDAPPSSKKDTLPHQLSSSLSSLPRNTRISVPPDQASTTSSPYFPQPIISRISIPPAISRARQHRPIPLSVIMRLQNPYYAAVDSRYSPGPVEDPQQGFYHQRPLPLPREYLQQGQIPQPQQPQRQPAYYREDVEAELNRQDNTTIGGPVCLTDQSKKPGGEGKDDPEMPPRPLSPTRLQPVIAPQAELVGDLEELMRIRAEFPRALKKRGSVEISQPRKELPISQPNYYKQMMDKLLHRTTNRIKEEQLVAESGSSSEGEESPKSSNAPPLPITEIQVSSEYKGYHSILRKASKAKSSSRRAHLSPLVLMLDGALVGELETVQRAAQEMSDPSQANDEGITALHNAICGGHFPVVEFLVRIGANISAPDSHGWTPLHCAASCNDRKICEFLVRNGAAVMAVTDSDGATAAQKCDPYALGFDECESFLRGVEEAMGVENSGVVYALWGYPAQAPDELSFREGDMVTILQKPEGVDWWWASLCGREGFVPNNYFGLFPKVRPKSLC, encoded by the exons ATGAACTCCCAGAGCAGTTTTGGGAGCAACTATATGT TTCAATCCATCAATGATGAACTAAGTGCTTCTTTGGCCACAGCAGACGAGCTCTCACGGGAGTTCAGCTCTCTCCTGCAGGAAGCCACTCCTGTTGTGCAAACCACCACTGAACAG AGTTCTGGCCTCAAACCCCAGAATGGCAGCAATGGCAGCAGCAGTTTGTACAGCACAAACAAAAATGGCAGTGAGAGCATTCAGGGGAGCTCCACGAGCAGCCTGACCACAGTTCCCAGCCAACATTCCCTGGACTCCACCCTCAGCAGGAAAGACTCTAGCCTGGACTTACCTCCTGCCATCATGTTTAGGCCGTCATCTCCTATACCTAAAATGGACACAACTCCTGGCAAGAATTTTAGGCCTTCATCTCCTAGCCCTTTAACCCAGCAGCACTCCCCATTTTCGTCTCCGGGTACTACTAGACGAGCATCGCCAATGCCCCCGAGGCCTCAAGATTCAAGAGGATCACTGGGCTTTAGGGAGCAGCCCCCCATTTTCAGCCCCACCTATGACAACAAAACATCTCGCAGCTTGCTGCAGCCCTCAGCTAATCCCTTGGCTAAGTCTGACTCTTCAAGTCTCAGGTCTCCAAGGGTGGACAGAACTCCTTCCCCTCAACCATTCAGTCAACCAGCAGCCAGTACACTACCACGCAATTTCCAGCCATTTAGACCCTTGG AAGAGGGAATGCAGAGGCAGAAGAGCCCCAATAAGTGGAACGAGACAGACCTGGATGTGACATACGATAGAAAATCTCACCACACTTATGACA AGAATGAATGGATAAGACCATCTGTACCCAACAGCAACTGGAAAGAATCTAACCTGGATGCACCTCCTTCCTCTAAGAAG GATACTTTACCCCATCAGCTCTCGTCCTCTCTCAGCTCACTTCCGCGGAACACCCGTATCTCAGTGCCTCCTGATCAGGCCTCAACCACCAGCTCTCCTTATTTTCCTCAGCCAATCATTTCCCGTATCTCCATTCCACCTGCAATCTCTAGAGCCCGGCAGCATAGGCCCATCCCACTGTCCGTCATTATGAGGCTCCAAAACCCCTACTATGCTGCGGTTGACTCCAGATACTCCCCTGGACCAGTGGAAGACCCACAGCAAGGATTTTACCACCAACGTCCCCTTCCCCTGCCCCGAGAGTACTTGCAGCAAGGTCAGATCCCTCAACCTCAGCAACCTCAAAGACAGCCTGCCTACTACAGAGAAG ATGTTGAAGCTGAGCTGAACAGACAGGATAACACTACAATAGGAGGCCCTGTGTGCTTGACTGACCAAAGCAAAAAACCAGGAGGAGAGGGTAAAGATGATCCAGAAATGCCCCCACGCCCTCTCAGCCCCACACGCCTACAGCCTGTGATCGCCCCCCAGGCAGAATTAGTCGGAGACCTAGAGGAGCTGATGCGAATCCGGGCTGAGTTCCCCAGGGCCCTGAAGAAACGGGGCTCAGTTGAAATTTCTCAGCCTCGGAAAGAGTTGCCCATTTCCCAGCCCAACTATTACAAGCAGATGATGGATAAACTGCTTCACAGGACGACTAACCGCATAAAGGAGGAACAATTAGTCGCAGAAAGTGGCAGCTCTTCAGAAGGAGAAGAGAGTCCCAAATCTTCAAATGCACCTCCCTTACCAATCACAGAGATCCAGGTCTCATCTGAATATAAG GGTTATCACTCTATTTTGCGGAAGGCCAGTAAAGCCAAATCCTCCAGCCGTAGAGCTCATCTGAGCCCACTGGTGCTGATGTTGGATGGAGCTTTAGTAGGAGAATTAGAAACTGTACAGAGGGCTGCACAGGAG ATGAGTGACCCAAGCCAGGCTAATGATGAAGGCATCACGGCCCTTCACAATGCCATCTGTGGTGGACATTTCCCAGTGGTTGAGTTCCTGGTGCGGATAGGGGCTAACATTAGCGCTCCAGACAGCCACGGCTG GACACCTCTGCACTGTGCTGCATCCTGTAATGACCGGAAAATATGCGAGTTCTTGGTGCGGAATGGGGCAGCGGTGATGGCAGTAACAGACAGCGATGGTGCCACAGCAGCACAGAAGTGTGACCCGTACGCCCTGGGCTTCGATGAGTGTGAGAGCTTCTTGAGAG GCGTTGAGGAAGCGATGGGCGTGGAGAACAGTGGGGTGGTGTACGCTCTATGGGGATATCCTGCCCAGGCTCCAGATGAGCTGAGCTTCAGAGAAGGAGACATGGTCACCATCCTGCAGAAGCCTGAGGGGGTGGACTGGTGGTGGGCTTCACTATGTGGCAGAGAGGGCTTCGTACCAAACAACTACTTTGGG CTTTTTCCAAAAGTGCGGCCTAAGTCACTGTGCTAA
- the LOC127456242 gene encoding relA-associated inhibitor-like isoform X1 gives MNSQSSFGSNYMFQSINDELSASLATADELSREFSSLLQEATPVVQTTTEQSSGLKPQNGSNGSSSLYSTNKNGSESIQGSSTSSLTTVPSQHSLDSTLSRKDSSLDLPPAIMFRPSSPIPKMDTTPGKNFRPSSPSPLTQQHSPFSSPGTTRRASPMPPRPQDSRGSLGFREQPPIFSPTYDNKTSRSLLQPSANPLAKSDSSSLRSPRVDRTPSPQPFSQPAASTLPRNFQPFRPLEEGMQRQKSPNKWNETDLDVTYDRKSHHTYDKNEWIRPSVPNSNWKESNLDAPPSSKKDTLPHQLSSSLSSLPRNTRISVPPDQASTTSSPYFPQPIISRISIPPAISRARQHRPIPLSVIMRLQNPYYAAVDSRYSPGPVEDPQQGFYHQRPLPLPREYLQQGQIPQPQQPQRQPAYYREAVLHSGDVEAELNRQDNTTIGGPVCLTDQSKKPGGEGKDDPEMPPRPLSPTRLQPVIAPQAELVGDLEELMRIRAEFPRALKKRGSVEISQPRKELPISQPNYYKQMMDKLLHRTTNRIKEEQLVAESGSSSEGEESPKSSNAPPLPITEIQVSSEYKGYHSILRKASKAKSSSRRAHLSPLVLMLDGALVGELETVQRAAQEMSDPSQANDEGITALHNAICGGHFPVVEFLVRIGANISAPDSHGWTPLHCAASCNDRKICEFLVRNGAAVMAVTDSDGATAAQKCDPYALGFDECESFLRGVEEAMGVENSGVVYALWGYPAQAPDELSFREGDMVTILQKPEGVDWWWASLCGREGFVPNNYFGLFPKVRPKSLC, from the exons ATGAACTCCCAGAGCAGTTTTGGGAGCAACTATATGT TTCAATCCATCAATGATGAACTAAGTGCTTCTTTGGCCACAGCAGACGAGCTCTCACGGGAGTTCAGCTCTCTCCTGCAGGAAGCCACTCCTGTTGTGCAAACCACCACTGAACAG AGTTCTGGCCTCAAACCCCAGAATGGCAGCAATGGCAGCAGCAGTTTGTACAGCACAAACAAAAATGGCAGTGAGAGCATTCAGGGGAGCTCCACGAGCAGCCTGACCACAGTTCCCAGCCAACATTCCCTGGACTCCACCCTCAGCAGGAAAGACTCTAGCCTGGACTTACCTCCTGCCATCATGTTTAGGCCGTCATCTCCTATACCTAAAATGGACACAACTCCTGGCAAGAATTTTAGGCCTTCATCTCCTAGCCCTTTAACCCAGCAGCACTCCCCATTTTCGTCTCCGGGTACTACTAGACGAGCATCGCCAATGCCCCCGAGGCCTCAAGATTCAAGAGGATCACTGGGCTTTAGGGAGCAGCCCCCCATTTTCAGCCCCACCTATGACAACAAAACATCTCGCAGCTTGCTGCAGCCCTCAGCTAATCCCTTGGCTAAGTCTGACTCTTCAAGTCTCAGGTCTCCAAGGGTGGACAGAACTCCTTCCCCTCAACCATTCAGTCAACCAGCAGCCAGTACACTACCACGCAATTTCCAGCCATTTAGACCCTTGG AAGAGGGAATGCAGAGGCAGAAGAGCCCCAATAAGTGGAACGAGACAGACCTGGATGTGACATACGATAGAAAATCTCACCACACTTATGACA AGAATGAATGGATAAGACCATCTGTACCCAACAGCAACTGGAAAGAATCTAACCTGGATGCACCTCCTTCCTCTAAGAAG GATACTTTACCCCATCAGCTCTCGTCCTCTCTCAGCTCACTTCCGCGGAACACCCGTATCTCAGTGCCTCCTGATCAGGCCTCAACCACCAGCTCTCCTTATTTTCCTCAGCCAATCATTTCCCGTATCTCCATTCCACCTGCAATCTCTAGAGCCCGGCAGCATAGGCCCATCCCACTGTCCGTCATTATGAGGCTCCAAAACCCCTACTATGCTGCGGTTGACTCCAGATACTCCCCTGGACCAGTGGAAGACCCACAGCAAGGATTTTACCACCAACGTCCCCTTCCCCTGCCCCGAGAGTACTTGCAGCAAGGTCAGATCCCTCAACCTCAGCAACCTCAAAGACAGCCTGCCTACTACAGAGAAG CAGTTCTTCATTCTGGAGATGTTGAAGCTGAGCTGAACAGACAGGATAACACTACAATAGGAGGCCCTGTGTGCTTGACTGACCAAAGCAAAAAACCAGGAGGAGAGGGTAAAGATGATCCAGAAATGCCCCCACGCCCTCTCAGCCCCACACGCCTACAGCCTGTGATCGCCCCCCAGGCAGAATTAGTCGGAGACCTAGAGGAGCTGATGCGAATCCGGGCTGAGTTCCCCAGGGCCCTGAAGAAACGGGGCTCAGTTGAAATTTCTCAGCCTCGGAAAGAGTTGCCCATTTCCCAGCCCAACTATTACAAGCAGATGATGGATAAACTGCTTCACAGGACGACTAACCGCATAAAGGAGGAACAATTAGTCGCAGAAAGTGGCAGCTCTTCAGAAGGAGAAGAGAGTCCCAAATCTTCAAATGCACCTCCCTTACCAATCACAGAGATCCAGGTCTCATCTGAATATAAG GGTTATCACTCTATTTTGCGGAAGGCCAGTAAAGCCAAATCCTCCAGCCGTAGAGCTCATCTGAGCCCACTGGTGCTGATGTTGGATGGAGCTTTAGTAGGAGAATTAGAAACTGTACAGAGGGCTGCACAGGAG ATGAGTGACCCAAGCCAGGCTAATGATGAAGGCATCACGGCCCTTCACAATGCCATCTGTGGTGGACATTTCCCAGTGGTTGAGTTCCTGGTGCGGATAGGGGCTAACATTAGCGCTCCAGACAGCCACGGCTG GACACCTCTGCACTGTGCTGCATCCTGTAATGACCGGAAAATATGCGAGTTCTTGGTGCGGAATGGGGCAGCGGTGATGGCAGTAACAGACAGCGATGGTGCCACAGCAGCACAGAAGTGTGACCCGTACGCCCTGGGCTTCGATGAGTGTGAGAGCTTCTTGAGAG GCGTTGAGGAAGCGATGGGCGTGGAGAACAGTGGGGTGGTGTACGCTCTATGGGGATATCCTGCCCAGGCTCCAGATGAGCTGAGCTTCAGAGAAGGAGACATGGTCACCATCCTGCAGAAGCCTGAGGGGGTGGACTGGTGGTGGGCTTCACTATGTGGCAGAGAGGGCTTCGTACCAAACAACTACTTTGGG CTTTTTCCAAAAGTGCGGCCTAAGTCACTGTGCTAA